The Colletotrichum destructivum chromosome 7, complete sequence genome contains the following window.
GAACGAAGCCAAGTTGAAGTAGAAATTGCGCTTCTTCACCGTCTCCGAATCGACCTGACCGCACTAGATGGGGGGTTGGTGGACCTTAGACAACTGGACGGACAGAACTTAGTAGCAGGGTGGGGAGGTACAGAGCTGCGGAAAAGTTGTATGGGTGGACCTTCGGGCGGGGCAAACGTGCTCCAGAGAGACAGATAGTGCTGTGTTGTTGGATCGGTCAAGACCAAAAGAGGGAACACCAGAAGGTGTGGTAAATGATGCAGTGCGGGTGGCTATGGCTTTGGTACCTACGTATATGTGTAGTTAGGCGTTACCTAGGTAGTCAAGGCATGAAAGTAGGTTTAGCATGGAGTGAGTAATACTGGCAGTCAAAGCAAAGTGCCTTCTTTGGTTCTTTGTCCCCAGGACGaaggcagcagcggcggtgtgctggagggggtgggaaggCAAGtgggtgaggggagggggttgctTGCAGCTCAGGTacctctacctacctacctataGGTAACTGAGCTGAGAGGGTCTCTGATTTCCTCACCGAGCTTATCTTTCCTTGGACCCATTTGACCGAGCCCCACTACCAGGTGAGCTTGGTATAATAACATGATCCCTTACACTGATTGCCACCAGCCACTACGCCTTCAACCCACAtaacaacagcaacaatgACTCCCTCcagacagagaaagagacatTGATACCATTCAAACATCTATTAGATCCTTAACTCTACACTGCCTGCTGTACTAGCTAGCACCTACTTATCCGCTAAAGGGTGATAAGGACATTAAACGCAATAAGATGCCTTGCCTCCCAACCAGCCAGAACTAAAGCTGCAACACCTGCTGTCACACTTAAACCTGACTAACCACTGTATAGCAAAACGAAATCCTATCTCAACTCAGCAGTGGGTCAAAAGCTTTGAACTGAGGATCCGTTACAACAGCAAAAAGAGAGGGCCATCCATACACAGCCAAAAGCGTTCACCTATCTCTACAATTACATTCTTCCTCGCCCCTGGGCCATCGTCCGTATCGCTTTGCCCTAAAGGAGGGAAACACACATCGCCACACCCTAACGATACTGCGATGACCTGCGCCGGACACTGCTAGAACCTCCATCGCTATAGCTCGTTCCAATTCCTGAGTCGGCCCTATAGCTACCccgtccgtcgtcctcttcctcatcgtcggcctcgcctccAAGCGGGGCCAAATCTTCCATTCGGGGCCCTGTCTGTGCTTCCTCTTTGATTTCGGGTTCGTATCGCAAAGGCGCCTGGTTCCCATATGTGGGAAATGTCCGTGGTGCATCCGACAACTCGTCTACCCCACTGCCATCTTCTTTCTTCACTCGGCCCGGCGACATGGAAGTCATCTGCTCCGCCGGTCTCGCGGCTCCAATACGAGAGCCTGAGCCTGATGCCGACAGTCCCGACCACGCCAGCCATGCCACAGCCATGAATATGACCTCCGACGCCCAGAATAGCAGAACAGCGGTTGTGAGAGTTGCAAGGCGGTAATGGTACATCAGCCAGCGCAACCCTTGGAGCTGGGCCGTCAACGTTATTGAAGCATAGTATGTCTCGATGCTCTGACCTCCTTGTATCTCTAGATAGGCAGTGGCTGGCAAAGAGGAACCTTTCGCCAACTCCACACGCTCCGCCATGGGCACCGTGAGCACGCATGTCTGAGACTCCATAAAAAGAACATAGTAGGCGAGGAAGAGTATGCGCGACGCGAGCGACACTAGAGGATCTTGATACGGAACGATGGCTGGACGCCGCGAGGAAAACAAAACAGATTTGCCGTCGAAGTGGCTGTAAGGCTCAGGGGGGATATGGGGTTGAACGTTGTCATTTCCTGTCGATAGTGCGCCAGCATCCAGGAGGTAGAGGGCGATCATGAAGTTGCCTCGATGAGTGTTGGCGGGCGAGCGAGGCATTGATAGTGTGACGGTTACATCGTACTCCTGCTGCGTCCTCAGGGCAGACGTTGGAATGATTGCCGATCCGAAGGGATTGATCCCCGATCTATGGCTGGTGTCAGTCGGCGGTAATGTATTTCAGCCTCTAGGACATAGTAAACTCACCCATATTGAAGATGTACAGGGGTCACTACCACCTGATCGGGCAGGTAGTTGCGAAAAAAGAGTATCGACGCAATAGCGGCAAAGGGCAACAGAAACAGCGAGGTTCCTACGAGAAGGCTCACGTTCACAAATGCCCGCTGCGCAGTCTTGGATGTAGCCGCTCGAGATGCCTTGCTTAGTACCTCCTAGTCAAGATTAGAACGTGCTCGACACAGACGACTATGCATAAGAGGAGAGAGGTTACCATCGGAGCAAGAGACGGCCGATAAGCGACAAATAGCCTGTCGTCGTTGGGTTATATGGCGGCAAGCACGGTGTCCACGCGAGCAGGAAATGTTCTCGACGGTCGCCGCGTAAATCTGGTAGCGATCGATATGGCGTTGTCGCAATTATTCAATCCCCCATGTGCCAGGGATTGCCATTCGGCGAAGTAGTTACCTTGACCTGAGGTTGATAGAACCCGAGGGGGGGCCAGTGCTGGTGGTGTGAAGAAGCGGACAAGATTTGGAAAGCGAGATCTTTGAAGATTGAGAAAATTTGTCGAGAGGGGAGATCACACCGAGCGAGCTACTGTATCTTGAGCCGGATTGCGTAACACCGGAGGCGTTGATCGGATACGTGTGGCTGGCACGCTCGTCGCTCAGTTCAACTGGAATTCGCTGTAATTGATTGAAGCCAGGGGTTTATTTCCTTGCACAGCACGCCTTGGCTTGTCCCGGCTGAATGCCAAAGGCACCGAACTCGTCAGCTGACCTGACACCTCTGCTCGAAAGTTAAGAAGCTGCCCAGCGTAGGGTGGGAAAAACTACCAGTATATGCAGTTGTGATGCAGCTGAAGGCCTGGATGCAAACCTGATGGCAGCAAAAAAGTCGGAAGGGATGGCTCAAGCCCAATCACATGCATTGACAGTTGTCGAACGTCATGTCTTCTCAGGTGGGCCTGAGCTACGTAGGTACCTTGATGAATCTTCGACCACCTTCTCAGCAAATGTACGGAGTACCTCAAACTGTCTTAGTCAGCCCTGTATATGCATACGAGATTATGGGAATGCATTACTATTGGTACAGCTAACGAAAGACTTGACACCGTCGTCATGCCTAAGTCGGCATCCAAGGCAAACGTATATCCAGTCACCACACGCTTATCGGCATCATTATTATCATATCCGCAACTCCAAACTGGGAAGATAAAAATCGTGGTACAGCCCAAACGAATTCTCATGGTTGTCAACTTCATGTCATGACCCTTTGTCAAGTTGCACATGCTTGCGAGATCCTGCTGACCTCGCACAGCGTCACTACGCATGCAACAATCCCACCCACCAGCAACTCACCTTAACATGGCTGCAGATAATTACTTGGGACCAGTCCCATTCGACCATTGTTTCCATGTACCTCGGCTTCCCACCACCCGTCGTCTTGATGACGTAGAACTGCGAGCAGGTCGCCCTTGGAGAAACCCAGCTCTTCCGGAATGGCCGCCTGGTACATGTATAGAGCTCGCGCTGCCATCCTTATTAGCAATGGGTTCTTTTAACAGACCGCCAAAAGATAGATCTTCTAAAACTCACCAAAGTGTAGGATGGGCCTGCCATCCCGAGTGTACTGCCGTGATGGGTCTGCTACACTCTTACTCCGTTGCCTTGACTCGCCTTGTCCGGGTGGTCCGCCTCCTTCGTAGAGACCCATGGCCCGGTTACTGGAGCTTGTCCCGGGACGGTTCCCGCCTCGACCGCGCACTGATCCGTAATTCTCGTCGCCTAGAGGCGCGAGTTGGACGGCCATATCGTTGGCAACATGGCTGCTGCCCGGCCGCATCTTCTCCAAATAAGGTGCTGGAGACGATGTTCCCGACATGTTGCTAGGTGAGTTATGCCTGTGATAAGGCTGTTCAGATCCTCGTCTCGGAGTGCTACTCATTTGCGATCCTCCTCTGCCCACGGATCCTTGGGGGTTAGGCGAGGCAGACCGGTAATCACCCCGTATCTCGTCCGCCGGCCCGGTTCTCGGAGAAGCGCTGCGCGGCGAGTTCCGATAACCGGGTCGGACATCTTCGGACGGTCCCGTTCTCGGGGAAGCACTTCGGAGCGGGGCGGGGGATGCCGCTCTGGGAACATCACTGCCTCTTGTCATCGGTCGAGATTGTGGGGCTCCCCCATAGCCTGATCCAGGACGGTTTGCCTGGCTGAACATACTGCGAGTTTGGTCGGCGAACTTCTGCGATGTCTCCTTCATAGCTTTGGCTGTCACTGCCTGAGGGGGCACCCCGAGTCTCTGAACAACTTGTTGATCGtaaggcggcggcgttcctCGAAGGCCTGTAGTCACGGTGCTGTTGCTTGCCGCTGGTGGGACTGACCTGGAAAATGGCTGCGAGCCAGGGGTTGGGGTGGCAATGCCGTGGTAGCGATCTGCCGAGACACGTACGCTCGACTgcttgccgacgccgacgccttTGAGCTCGGCAAGGGCCAAGGCGATGGGGTCCGTCTCAGGCTGAGCAGGCTGAGTATTTGAGCCTTTCCTCCTTTCTAGATCTGGGTTCGTGACTGAGAAAACGTTCTGTCCAACATTCAACGCAAGGGTGGCGTTTGCATCAATCGGTTCCGGGCTGATGGTCGATCTGTCTCCGAGCAGATGCGACGTTTCTTGAGTTTGCAGCTGCGATCTCCGGGATGGACTTCCTTGAGCGGAAACAGGATGCCAAGTGTTTCTATTTGCTGACGGTCCTGGGGTCTCTTTTGTGCTCTTGCGGCGGAATGGACTATGGTTTTGGAAGAAGCCGCTCCTTTTCTTGAGGACCTGCTTGTCCGACGCCAGTGGTGGCGCACTGACTTGCTCCTGCTTGATGGGGGATACTTTGCCACTCGGCGGCTCTTGGCTTGATAGCGAAGTCGGGTTCGAGTAGTCGCTCTGAGAATCACGGCTCGATGGTCTGGCCGAAGGAGGCTGCGAACTACGCTCCGATGGGGGCCCGGTGCGGCATAGCATCGTCATGCCATCGAGAGGGTATGGATCGTGCGGGACCATGACGGACGTGGGAGGGTGACTTTTGTCGGGATGTGGccggctctgctgctgctgctgctgttgttgttgttgttgttgttgttgttgttggatGGACTGTTGGGGGACTGGAGCTGGCTGGCGCGACTTTTCCATCAAGGGCGGTATTCTCTGGGCTGGGAGTGGCATTTCACGAACAGCAGCTGTAACCATCTCCCGACGACCCATCTCCTGGAAATATTTTCTCGGAGAAGACGACCCAGCGTCATCATGGCCCGCTTCTGGCGCATGGCCCCTAGACGAGGCACTGACATGTTTGTGGCTCAGTTCCGGTGCGAAGTTTCGGGAAGAGGAGCTGGCATCCGTTCGCAACGGGTCTGCAGCTGGGTGCCTGGATGCCGAAGGACTTGCTTCTTTGCGCCCCGCATCAAGCACAGCGACACTTCTTGAGGCTAGGGGAACTGGTTCTTTGTGCCCAAGATCTTGAGCGAGGCTTGAGTTGGGGTCATGGTGTGATTCGTAAGTCGAGGGCTGTGGGGACGATGACCTGAACGCTGGGTTGATGCTCCTGGGAAACTGCGCAACCGAGTAGTTGTCGTCATCAGATGATTCTGATTGCGTATCATTGATGTCTCCTCGACAGAAGTTGATGTACTTCGGCGGATCCGGGATCTCTTGACCAGTACCTTGCTCTTTGATGAAGCTGACGATATCTGTTTCAACATCCATTTTCTCAAGCGACAGTCGGATCTTTTCACAGGATGCATCGTCGCTGACGCAGACTGTGGAGGAAATGTTCGCAAAAGTCCAAAGGCTGCTTTTCGTAAAGTCAAGGCGCTCCTCTTCCAAGTCCTGAAACTTATCAGCCGCGGCCTTCCACTCCCGATTCCACCTAGTTGTTGTATCTTCGAGAGCCTTCACCGCGTTTTCGTACTCCGTGTTGGAGGTCGCAACACTGATCTGTGTCTTTTCCAGCTTGGCCTTGTTCTTGCGTTCCTCCTGGCCCATAACCATATGACCTTGGGCGAGGTAGCCCTTGATCTTGAGGCATTCCTGCTCGAATCGATCTCGAGTCTGGTGGTTGCGTCAACACTCCAAAtcgcgagaagaaggacgcaTCGTGTCTGCCAGTTCAAACAAATACTGACCTTGTTCACATGCTGTGTTTGCTGAATCTTCGTCTTGAGAATCTTCTCAATACCAATCTGTACAATCTTCCGTCTTTCCTTCATGCCGCCAGCGAATGCAGCAAGAGGCTCTTCCAGCTCCGTTTTCATCTGCGCTGCAATGCTTTGATGTTGCTTTGCCATTGATTCAACTTCGCCACGGACGGTGTCTAGTGATGTCTTCAAGCTCCCTGACTCGTGGGACCCGAGGGATTTGCGACACAACGAGAGCAGCTTTCGGGCATACTCGTCTTCGATCGAGGCTCGAGCTGCTCTACACATTAGGCTTCATAGACACCAAGAAACAAGACAACAAACTAGGTGAAACTAACCGCTGTAGAAGGCTTTCAACTCATCGCATGTCTGCTTGGCAGCAAGCATGCGGTCGATGAGGGGGCCAACGCCCGCATCTTCCTTTCCCCAAAAGTTGTTCGCGACTGTTGACTATCAGCTCCAGTTCCCAGGGTGTATCTCGATGATTGACACACATGATAGAGCCACGGATGGCGATTCCATCGATGTCGCAGGCATCCCGCCCGCAAGAGCTGTCAGGCTGTTTTAGAAGTGGCAAGTAGATATTCGTTCGGGTAGTTGGCGCGAAATTATTTGAATAACGCGGTTGATTAATGATGGTAGAATGTATGTGGAGAGCTCTTGATGAAAGATGAGCTCCCAGACGATGATCGTTTTCTCCCTAAACTTTGAGACTTGCAGTTTGGGTTGTTGATGGGAAGTCTTGTTGGCAAGGATAGCTGTGATCTGGTGGTTGTCAGGAAGGCAAGGAAGCCGATGTTGTTTGGAAGCGTTGCCGAGTAACCTGTATGTACCCAAAGCACCCGTTGCGCGAGGTACGTACTGCCCCGCACGTCCCCTGAAGCGACGCTACTTGTGATTTCCCAATGTGAGCAAGCTTTGGTGCGGTATGGTGGCAGCATCGAGGTACCTAGACACATGTAGCTaaatacctaggtacctacctaggtaaggtaagtACCTGGGTGACGGCTGTCTCACAGACAAAGTCACGTGCTTCTCAGGGTCCCTAGGGGCGCATCGACAGATAGGTACCTTAGCGACCGAACACTATCCGCCTTCATTGGCCCCGTGCCGTGCTGTATAGGTAGTGCAAGCGGTTTCCCCCAACCCTTACCTCACTTCGCAGCCTTACCTAAGCGCTCCTAAGTGCCCAAGGTGTCGTACCTTCTGTTCTTCTGGTCCAATCCAATCCCTGCCAGCGACCCGAGAGCCTCCACGTCCTCACGTAGGTCAATCCGGCCAGAGTCTaatttcttcttctcttgcGAAGCTGTCTGGCATCACACAGCAGACGTTCTCGATCAACGTCGCACTCTTTCCCTCAGACTCTCACCTTCTCTCGTTCCTCTTTCCCATCTCTCGATCGTGTCAGGTTACTCCGGAACCCGCCGCATCGATCCGCCCGCAGCCAGGCGAGCATTTTGAGTGCGCTGCCGATTGACCTGGCTCAAGTGCCAggtcccccctcctctcttcaGCCCCCCAACCACCAACCATCGTCGCCCACATCGCATCAAATTCGACAAGAGGTCAACCTCCGCATCCTCGAATCCGTGCAGTCGCTCTTCGTCAACGTCCTCGTCTTTTATCATCGTTTTCTGTCGCCTCTCACATCGCGCCAACCCTGATCTCCACAGCTGTTGGACCTTTCGTCGTTCATGCGGGTGCCCTCGGTCGCGGTGGCTTTTTTCGGCGGCACGATACAGGAAGCATCAGTGAGGAAGCTGGTCTAGTCTGGTCTGTTTGCAAGACGGACGACTTCGCCTTACAGCAACCCCAATACGCAATACTATCCCATGGTCCCACAATCAAGATCGGGATCATTCTCTCCACATCCTTCACAGTTACTGCAGACAGGAGCAGGGCACTCGCCCCATACATCGCAACCCGCTGCGTTGAGTGCGGGCGCCAGTCCTAGTACGAGCAGTCCGACAGGACCCAGTCCCCTGGTCAAAATCGCCGTTGCTCAAGTTTATCTTCTCCTTGGTGCTATcaaggaggacaaggaccGCGCAAAGTGGGAGATACAAGCAGAACAATTGCAAAAGGtgaaccccctcccccgttCGTATCTCTCATTCACATATTCCAGCAGCCACCCCGATTTTACATTTTATTATCAAGCTTGATGCTGACTCGCTTCCCCCCTGGTTTTAGCTCATTGATGAACACGGAATGGAGGTCTTTACCAAGTATTTCGcgcgcctcgtcgccgttcATGCCGGCCACATCTTCCATGGACAGCCACGGGCCGGGGCCAATGGCAACTTCCATCTGTTGGTGACGGAGATGCAGAAGATATCTCATGACGTTCACCAGGCCAACAAGATTGCCGAATCCATCGAAACGGGCACAGAAGACATATTCCGCGACTTTGATATGTCTACATTCATGGAGGCTTTCAAGTTGGATGCCCTGGAGAAGACGATGCTGGCGTTAGCCTTCAAAATGGGGTCAAGGTCCGACCTTAAGACGAAAGGTGGGTTGCTCCGGGCTGTATGGCAAATTGTTTGTTTCGCTAATGCTAATGTGCTTTCCCAGCTGATGCTATCCTGTCCACGAATTTCCCTACATTCGTCAATATCCTTGCCCGACGCGATATAGAAGAGCATTCGGACCTTACAGACCAATTTATCGCCGTGCTCGTTGATCGCTTCATCCAATACCAGCCACCCAATTTCAACGCGGCATCTAAGGCCGAACTTGCGTACAAGGTACAGGCAAGGTGGCACGGGGATCaagcaccgccgccctccgaAGTACTCGCGGCGCTCGATCTGGTCAGGGTACTGGCCGATAAACCTCCGAATGCCCTTGCCACATACATTCAAAGAACCGGCATCGAGTTCACCCGAGACGAAGAGATCTGCTTATCGCATCTGCAGAACCGCCCGCAGAATGTTCAACTGAGTGAAGAGCAAGTTTCCATTGCCCTCATGTACAGCACGATTAGTCAGTCCCCGCTCTATGATCCCTCGATCCTTGCCGCATCTCTACGTCGAGTTCTTCCTCCGTCTTTCAGGTGGCAGGACGTGGTTTCGTATTTGGACCAGAGATCCGCCCGGATTTCGTCCCAACAGTTCCTGCGCTTGTACAACTCGTTGTTGCCAATTGCACAAGATGATCAAACGTTTGACATCCAAAAGTTGTGGGGTGGGAACTGGGAGCACCCAGAAACTCAGCTGTCCTTCATTTGCGCATTCGCCTCTCTACAACCCGATCAGCTTGATGCTAGCACCATTCCGGGCCTGGTACCGACGCTCACCCTAGACACATATGCGCAATCACCCCCCGAGGTTCAACAACGCGCAGCGTTCGCCGTCAAGCATGCTTTAGTCTCGGTCGAGGCGCTGTCTGCCGTATTTCATGTCGCCTTGCACTCTGTTCACGCGTCGCAAAGCGTTGAAGCCAAGCGCCTATTCCAAGAGGTTGTTGTGCCAAATCTGGATATCTTTGTCGTCTCTGCGTTCGGAGTACCAAAGCCTTGGCCGACCATGGCGGTGGATACGCTGAATTCCCTTTTCGAAAGCTTCTTGTACAAGCGGTCAACTGAATATGACTTCGTCCTCGACAGTTTGtggaagaaggacaaggaaTGGGTGATCCAGCGGTTGATCGAGGCCCACGCCATCAAGCCGACCGACCTCCCTCTGATTTTCGAGCACGCAATGAAGCACAAGtggctcgacgagctcgtgTATCTGCCCAACGGTTTTGGTCTCGACCTTGCAGCGCTTTCACACGCCGAAGGTTATTTGGACCTGGTCAGCTGGGCTCGCCGCAACTCCGAGAGAAGCAACGAGATTGCCCGCTCCTTACTGCAGTTCTTACTAATCAAAGCGAATCTTGAACTGCAATACCAGCGCCCTCCCGATGGTCAACCCGCAGTCAAGTCCAGCACAACTCTCCAAGTGCGAACGGTAGCCGCCTTCTTGCAAATCTTGGAAGATTTTTTGCCGAAGACACCCCTACAAGATCTCATCATGGTGCAAAGATCTTGCATCACTGTTTATCCAAGGTTGATCAACTATGGCGAGGGTttcgacgacatcatcgatGCGAACGGCAAAGACGGGAacgccctcccccccgcggCTAACAGCAAGATGGAAGAACATTACAAGAAGATGTACGGCGACGAGATTCAAGTCCGCAACATTGTTGAGATTCTTGATCGGTACAAACACTCTCGCGACTCGCTTGACCAAGACGTGTTCGCGTGTATGATCCACGGCTTGTTCGACGAGTACGCTCATTACGTCGATTACCCACTAGAGGCGCTTGCGACGACTGCGGTATTATTTGGCGGCATCATATCCCATAAGCTCATCTCAGATTTGCCGCTGAAGATTGGGCTTGGAATGATCCTAGAAGCCGTAAGAGATTATCTTCCGGAAGATTCGATGTACAAGTTCGGACTCCAGGCCCTGATGCAGCTGTTTTCTCGCTTCCGAGAATGGCCCGGCTTCTGCCGACAATTACTCCAGATTCCTGGTCTCCAAGGTACTGAAGCCTGGAAGAAAGCGGAGGACGTTGTCAGAGACCACGAGGAAGAGCTTGTCCGATCGCGTAACGGCATTGCGGCGCCTGCTCATGGTCTTCCTTTCAATAGCGAGCCATTGACGAATGGCAATACGACGGAGGTTAGAAGCACGGAGCGTCAACCACCCCCGTTCACATCCATCAATGCCTCGGAGCATTCTCCTGGAGTCGATTGCGAAGAGCCCTCGAGTGATACACAAGGCAAGATCCAGTTTGTCCTCAATAACCTAACCGAGATGACTCTTCAGACAATGTGTCAGGAACTGCGGGACATCTTGGAGCATCGTTATCAGCAATGGTTCGCGAGCCATCTCGTTGAGGAGCGAGCCAAGATGCAGCCCAATTACCACCAGGTCTACCTTGAACTGGTCAGGCTATTCGAAGACCAGGTGCTATGGGGCGAAGTCCTGAGGGAGACATATGTCAGTGTTGCCCGCATGCTCAACTCAGAGGCCACCATGCAGAATTCGACCGATCGTTCTCACCTCAAGAACCTCGGTGGATGGTTGGGTCTTCTGACCTTGGCACGCGACAAGCCGATCAAGCACAAGAACATCGCTTTCAAGCAGTTGCTGATTGAGGCCCACGACACCAAGAGGCTCATTGTCGTTATCCCTTTCGTCTGCAAGGTTCTTCTCCAAGGCGTCAATTCGACTGTCTTTCGACCACCCAACCCCTGGCTCATGGACATCATTCACTTTCTCATCGAGCTGTATCATCATGCTGAGTTGAAGCTGAATCTCAAGTTCGAGATTGAGGTTTTGTGCAAAGGTCTAAATCTCGACCACAAGAGCATTGAACCCTCTGGAGAAATTCTCAACCGCGCGACCGTTGAGGACACTCATGAGTTGCTTTCTCAAGACACACTGGAGACGTTTGAGAATCTATCTCTGAATGGAATCTCTACCGGCGTAACAACCGGTCTTTCGCCTCAGGTTATCACCGCTTCCATTCCAGACCTTGGTCCGCTTATCCACATACCGCCCACGAACGAGATGGTGGTTACCGCAACGCGGCTGCACGAGATCGTCCGCACCGCTCTCACCAGGGCTTTGCAGGATATCATCCAACCCGTGGTAGATCGTTCTGTCACCATTGCTGCCATTTCCACGCAGCAAATGATTCACAAAGACTTTGCGACTGAGCCTGACGAGACCAGGGTCCGAACGTCGGCAATCAGCATGGTGAAGGCGACGGCTGGAAGCCTAGCGCTCGTAACGTCTAAGGAGCCTCTGAGGGCCAACTTTACAAATTATATGCGGAACCTGTCGAACGATCTCCCGCAGGGACTACCCGAGGGAACGATCATTATGTGCGTCAACTCAAATCTGGATCTAGCCTGCAACATCATCGAGAAACAGGCGGAGGAGAGGGCCGTGCCCGAAATTGAAGAAATGATCGAGCCCGAGTTGGAGGCTaggcgccggcatcgtcttcaGCGGCCCAACGAGCCATACGTGGATGCCTCGCTCAGCCGATGGGCCTGGACTATTCCCAACCCATTCAAGCTGTCGCCAAGTATGGGTGGCTTGAATCCTGAACAAATGGCTATCTACGAAGACTTTGCTCGCCAGCCTCGCACCACCACGTCAAGTGCTCCGTCGCATGTGCCTTCGGCTTCTGATGCAACCCGGTCGCTTGCCAATGAAGTTCTCCAGGATCAATTTTCTACAGTGCCCAGCCTAGGCGCGGCTACGGAGCCGCCGGCTGTCCAGCATCTCGGCTCCCAGATCCAACAATACGCCCCGGTACACAACGGAGCGATGGCAAGCACAAGACCCCAGACATTCCCAATGGATGGCCGGGCATTAATCGACCGTGTTCAGAAGTTGCTTATGGAGCTCCAGCGTGTTGCGACCGAAGCCCGCGAGG
Protein-coding sequences here:
- a CDS encoding Putative CCR4-Not complex component, Not1, CCR4-NOT transcription complex subunit 1, domain 4; protein product: MVPQSRSGSFSPHPSQLLQTGAGHSPHTSQPAALSAGASPSTSSPTGPSPLVKIAVAQVYLLLGAIKEDKDRAKWEIQAEQLQKLIDEHGMEVFTKYFARLVAVHAGHIFHGQPRAGANGNFHLLVTEMQKISHDVHQANKIAESIETGTEDIFRDFDMSTFMEAFKLDALEKTMLALAFKMGSRSDLKTKADAILSTNFPTFVNILARRDIEEHSDLTDQFIAVLVDRFIQYQPPNFNAASKAELAYKVQARWHGDQAPPPSEVLAALDLVRVLADKPPNALATYIQRTGIEFTRDEEICLSHLQNRPQNVQLSEEQVSIALMYSTISQSPLYDPSILAASLRRVLPPSFRWQDVVSYLDQRSARISSQQFLRLYNSLLPIAQDDQTFDIQKLWGGNWEHPETQLSFICAFASLQPDQLDASTIPGLVPTLTLDTYAQSPPEVQQRAAFAVKHALVSVEALSAVFHVALHSVHASQSVEAKRLFQEVVVPNLDIFVVSAFGVPKPWPTMAVDTLNSLFESFLYKRSTEYDFVLDSLWKKDKEWVIQRLIEAHAIKPTDLPLIFEHAMKHKWLDELVYLPNGFGLDLAALSHAEGYLDLVSWARRNSERSNEIARSLLQFLLIKANLELQYQRPPDGQPAVKSSTTLQVRTVAAFLQILEDFLPKTPLQDLIMVQRSCITVYPRLINYGEGFDDIIDANGKDGNALPPAANSKMEEHYKKMYGDEIQVRNIVEILDRYKHSRDSLDQDVFACMIHGLFDEYAHYVDYPLEALATTAVLFGGIISHKLISDLPLKIGLGMILEAVRDYLPEDSMYKFGLQALMQLFSRFREWPGFCRQLLQIPGLQGTEAWKKAEDVVRDHEEELVRSRNGIAAPAHGLPFNSEPLTNGNTTEVRSTERQPPPFTSINASEHSPGVDCEEPSSDTQGKIQFVLNNLTEMTLQTMCQELRDILEHRYQQWFASHLVEERAKMQPNYHQVYLELVRLFEDQVLWGEVLRETYVSVARMLNSEATMQNSTDRSHLKNLGGWLGLLTLARDKPIKHKNIAFKQLLIEAHDTKRLIVVIPFVCKVLLQGVNSTVFRPPNPWLMDIIHFLIELYHHAELKLNLKFEIEVLCKGLNLDHKSIEPSGEILNRATVEDTHELLSQDTLETFENLSLNGISTGVTTGLSPQVITASIPDLGPLIHIPPTNEMVVTATRLHEIVRTALTRALQDIIQPVVDRSVTIAAISTQQMIHKDFATEPDETRVRTSAISMVKATAGSLALVTSKEPLRANFTNYMRNLSNDLPQGLPEGTIIMCVNSNLDLACNIIEKQAEERAVPEIEEMIEPELEARRRHRLQRPNEPYVDASLSRWAWTIPNPFKLSPSMGGLNPEQMAIYEDFARQPRTTTSSAPSHVPSASDATRSLANEVLQDQFSTVPSLGAATEPPAVQHLGSQIQQYAPVHNGAMASTRPQTFPMDGRALIDRVQKLLMELQRVATEAREEHFADLPRPHPVLDVVDALVQHMIKASQTSEEFAIYAADQIIQIIFTQVEDNLALESLVHVLETLRKISGPTLNNRVTALFRQQPGSTFLTLPLLAALLRTDLLDWRNIDLSMSKVLQQRKEGSLEFLEQMVDLTLLGSRPMALYGDFVRTLETAWSWIQDDPESPIGQRLKAKLSGPTLPQTAHQEDDSAIQQDQMEYVFDEWIHLCNNPNASENSAILFVQQMQIRGVIKTKDDLFLFIRIATDMSVDRFEHFLHTTGTLTDAFLAIDALAKAINSFIRLHGETEPAPTPSRAAYLDSILAFVTLVLNHHHVQRSEHFNQRVFHRLLSVLLYEISSTAEQLPEAERSEMFLKFAARLEDLGPKFLPGFVFGWLSLLQHRAFLPTIMKDRAGWVAFTRLLQLLLEHVGEQVKAIEPSNVAREIYRATLKLLVILQHDYSEYLAAHSHQLTASVPPHCKQLLNAILTANPAAHPKMPDPSFPGLQIDRLDEVRDSPDSLDNSAVILRDSGLLEVLDHALQNGPSEDTLAHITRAIVESPRADTGFGHVPINANLPVIEAVTLHVGNHAVEQSTQKGTDVFNPASSDVAVMSLLLHELPPEARYYLITSLTNQLRFPNAHTNYFSRVLLEIFGQDMNDPEETEIRQQITRVLWERLIGYWPQPWGLMVTVVELLKNEKYMFFDLPFVKSNPEVIERFHAILQRA